TGGCTCGTGGTCGGGCTCGGGAATCCCGGGCCCGACTACGCGCGCACGCGCCACAACATCGGCCAGCTGGTCGCCGCAGAGCTCGAACGGCGAGCAGGCGCGAACCCGAAGAAGCACGGCCGCGCGGATGCACTGGTGGCAGAGTCGCGCGTCGTCGGGGGTCCGAAGGTCGTGACGGCCTTCCCGCTCTCGTACATGAACCGCTCGGGCGGCCCGGTCGCGAAGCTGATGGACTGGTACGGCGTCGACGTGGAGCACGTGATCGTGCTCCACGACGAGCTCGACCTGCCGCTGGGGGAGATCCGGCTCAAGCAGGGCGGCGGGCACGGCGGCCACAACGGCATGCGCGACATCATCGCTGCGCGCGGGCCCGAGGTGCTGCGCGTGCGCCTCGGCATCGGCCGACCGCCCGGCAGGCAGGACGCCGCCGACTTCGTGCTGAAGCCCTTCGCGAAGGCAGAGCAGCCCGAGGCGGAGCTGCTGGTGCAGCTCGGCGCCGACGCCGTCGAGCGCATCATCGCCGACGGATTCCTGGCCGCGCAGCAGAGCGTCCACTCCCCGTCCTAGCTCTCGGATGAGCGCCGCTAGCATGAAGTGCCGATCGAAAGAAGGTCCCGTGCGTCGTATCGCCACCACTGCCGCCGCTGTCATCGCGGTGACGCTGGCGCTCGTCGGATGCGCCCCCGCCGACAGCGAGACCCGTGCACCCGAGGGCCCGAACGGCTACACGCTGTCTGCCTCCTTCGACGGGCACGAGCTGTGGTGGGACCGCAGCACGGAGTCGGGCATGACCGACCTCATCGTCGAGGACGCGGATGGCTTCCGCGTCGGCACCTGCCTGAGCGCCGAGCCGATCTACTGCCTCTCGGGCGAGAACGAGGCGAAGGTCGTGCTCGTGATCGGCCCCGAGGGCGCTGAGCGGGCCGTGATGCACTGGTTCGGCGAGGATGTCGAGCTCGTCAGGGGCGAGGCGTCCGGAGAGGGCGCACCACCGGTGTTCGGCGCGATCATGCCGCCCATCGCCGACGAGTCCGCCGGCTTCCAGCTCGAGGTCCTCGACGGCGCAGGTGCAGTCGTCTTCACCTCGTGAGCCTCCAGCCACTGCTCGAGCTGCTGCAGCGCAGCGCGCTCGAGCCGGTCGTCGAGGCCAGCGTCGGCGGTGCCCTCACCGGCATCGAGGCGATGCGCGCGCCGGTCGTCGCGACGCTCGCCAGCACGCACGAGCGCCCGCTGCTCGTCGTCACCGCCACCAGGCGTGAGGCCGAGGCGGTGCGCGACGACCTGCGCGCGTGGCTGCCGGAGGCGCAGATCCTCGACCTGCCGGCTTGGGAGACGCTGCCGCACGAACGGCTGAGCCCCTCGGCCGAGACCGTCGGGCAGCGCGGCGCGACGCTGCGCGCCGTCGCCGAGCGCGACCCATCCAGGCCGACCGTCATCATCGCCTCGGTGCGCGCTGCGCTGCAGCCCGTCGCCGACAACCTGCTCGACGTCGCGCCCGTCGAGCTCGTCGCCGGTGCCCGCGGTGTCGACCTGACGGCGCTCTCCAGGCAGCTCGTCGACCTCGCGTACGCGCGCGTCGACATGGTCACCAGGCGCGGCGAGTTCGCCGTGCGCGGCGGCATCGTCGACGTGTTCAGCCCGGCAGAGGACCACCCCGTCCGCATCGAGCTGTTCGGCGACGAGGTCGACCAGATGCGCTGGTTCCACGTCGCCGACCAGCGCTCCGACCCCGACCCCGTCGAGCGCATCGTGCTGCCACCCAGCCGGGAGCTGCTGCTGACGGAGGCGGTGCGCACGCGTGCGCGCCAGCTGGCGCCCGAGTTCCCCGGCATCCGGCAGATGCTGGAGAAGATCGCAGAGGGCATGCCCGTCGAGGGCATGGAGTCGCTCGCCCCCGCCCTGCTCGAGCGGCTCGTGCCCATCACGCACTACCTGCCGGGCGCCGGCGTCGTGGTGCTCGGGCCGGAGCGCATCCGCGACCGGGTCGCGAGCCTCAACGAGACGAACCAGGAGTTCCTCGAGGCCTCCTGGAGCGCAGCGACGGCAGGCGGGCTGGCGCCCGTCGACCTCTCGAGCGGCTTCCTGAGCCTCGACGAGCTGCGCGCAGCGGTCGACGCGCCCTGGTGGACCTTCTCGGTGCTCGCGGCCGACGAGACGGTCACGGCAGTCGAGGGGCAGCCGGTGCCGAGCTTCACGGGCGTCGCCGACGGCGCCGTCGCGCACCTGCGCGAGCATGCTCGCGAGGGCTGGCGCATCGTCGTCACCGCTGCCGGCCACGGCCTGGTGGATCGCGCGGCGCAGGTGCTCGGCGAGCACGAGGTGGGTGCCAGGGTCGTCGACGCCCTCCCCGTCGAGCTCGAGCCCGGTGTCGTGCACGTGACGCAGGCCTCGGTCGAGCACGGCTTCCTGCTGCCAGATGAGCGCATCGAGCTGGTGAGCGAGGCCGAGTTCTTCGGCCGCGCCGTCGGCGTCGACGCCCGCCAGCCGCACAAGCTCGCCGGCCGCCGCCGCTCGGTCGTCGACCCCCTGCAGCTCAAGGCCGGCGACTACGTCGTGCACGAGACGCACGGCGTCGGCCGCTTCGTCGAGCTGACCCAGCGCACGGTCTCCTCCGGCGGCCGCAACCCGGTGAAGACCACTCGCGAGTACCTCGTGATCGAGTACTCCGCATCCAAGCGCGGCCACCCCGGCGACCGCCTCTCCGTGCCGACCGATCAGCTCGACCAGCTCAACCGCTACGTCGGCGGCGAGGCACCGCAGCTGTCGAAGATGGGCGGCAGCGACTGGCAGCAGTCGAAGGCGAAGGCACGCAAGGCCGTGCGCGAGATCGCGGTCGAGCTCGTGCAGCTCTACTCGAAGCGCATGGCGTCGAAGGGTCGGCGCTTCGGGCCCGACAGCCCCTGGCAGCGCGAGCTCGAGGATGCCTTCCCCTACGCGGAGACGCCGGATCAGCTCACGACCATCGACGAGGTGAAGCGCGACATGGAGCGCGAGGTCCCGATGGATCGCCTGCTCTCCGGAGACGTCGGCTACGGCAAGACCGAGGTCGCCGTGCGCGCCGCCTTCAAGGCCGTGCAGGATGGCACGCAGGTCGCGGTGCTCGTGCCGACGACGCTGCTGGTGCGCCAGCACTTCGAGACCTTCGCGGCCCGCTTCGCCGGCTTCCCCGTGCAGGTGCGCGCGCTCAGCCGCTTCCAGTCCGACAAGGAGGTGCGCGAGACGATCGCGGGGATCACCGACGGCACCGTCGACGTCGTCATCGGTACCCACCGCATCCTCTCGGAGAACGTGCACTTCAAGGAGCTCGGCCTCGTGATCATCGACGAGGAGCAGCGCTTCGGCGTCGAGCACAAGGAGCGGCTCAAGTCGTTGAAGACCAACGTCGATGTGCTCTCGATGTCAGCGACGCCCATCCCACGCACGCTCGAGATGGCGGTGACCGGCATCCGCGAGATGTCGACGCTCGCGACGCCGCCGGAGGCGCGGCACCCGGTGCTCACCTTCGTCGGCGCCTACAACGAGCAGCAGGTGGCCGCCGCGATCCGTCGTGAGCTGCTGCGCGAGGGCCAGATCTTCTTCGTGCACAACCGCGTCTCGTCGATCAACCGGGTGGCGGCCCAGCTGGCGGAGCTCGTGCCGGAGGCCCGCATCGGCGTCGCGCACGGCAAGATGCACGAGACGGCGCTCGAGCGCGTCATCGTCGACTTCTGGGAGAAGCAGTACGACGTGCTCGTCTCCACCACGATCGTCGAGACCGGCCTCGACATCCCCAATGCGAACACGCTCATCGTCGACCACGCCGAGCGCTACGGCCTCAGTCAGCTGCACCAGCTGCGCGGCCGCGTCGGCCGTGGTCGCGAGCGCGCATACGCCTACTTCCTCTACGACGGCGAGAAGCCGCTGTCGGAGACGGCGCACGACCGGCTCGAGACCATCGCGGTGCACAACGAGCTCGGCGCCGGCATGCAGGTGGCGCTGAAGGACCTCGAGATCCGCGGAGCAGGCAACCTGCTGGGCGGCGAGCAGTCCGGCCACATCGCCGGCGTCGGCTTCGACCTCTACCTGCGGATGGTCGGGGAGGCCGTCGCGGTCTTCCGCGGGGAGAAGGACGAGGGGCCACGCGAGCTCCGCCTCGAGCTGCCCGTCGACGCGGTGATCCCCGAGGACTACGTCGACTCCGAGCGCCTGCGCCTGGAGGCCTACCAGAAGCTCTCGGCCGCGGCCTCGGCGCGCGACGACGGCGCGATCGACCACGTGCTCGACGAGCTGCGCGACCGCTACGGCGAGCCGCCGTCGCAGGTCGCCGCGCTCATCGCGATCGCCCGGCTGCGCCGCAAGGCGCAGGCTGCGCGGCTCTCGGAGGTCATCACCGTCGGCCCGAACCTGCGGGTCGGCCCCGCCGAGCTCGCCGACTCGGTGCAGCTGCGGCTGCGTCGCATGTACCCGGATGCCAAGCTCAACGCGACCGCCAAGACGATCGTCGTGCCGATCCCCACCGCAGGCGGCGGCAGGCTGGCCGGCACGCAGGCCGATGCGCTGCCCGACGCCGAGCTCATCGAGTGGGTCGACGCCCTGCTGACGGCGATCTTCCCGCCACCGAAGCCGGTGGCCGAGCCCGAGGAGCAGAGCGCGTGAGCGCGCTCGACGATCTCGTCGCCGTGATGGCGCGGCTGCGTGGCCCCGGCGGCTGCCCGTGGGACGCGGAGCAGACGCACGTCTCGCTCGCGCCCTATGCGATCGAGGAGGCCCACGAGCTCGCAGAGGCCATCGAGAGCGGCGATGACGCGCACCTGCGCGAGGAGCTCGGCGACGTGCTGCTGCAGGTCGTCTTCCACGCCGACATCGCGCGCGCCGATGGCCGCTTCGACCTCGACGACATCGCCGCCACCCTCACTGAGAAGCTGCGCCGCCGGCATCCGCACGTCTTCGCCGACACCGCGGTCGACGGCGTGGCCGAGGTGGTCGCGAACTGGGATGCCATCAAGCGCGCCGAGAAGCCGGAGCGCGACAGCGCGCTCGACGGCATCCCGGTGAGCCTGCCCGCGCTCGCGAGGGCCGAGAAGGTGCTGCGCCGCGCGCAGCGCGCCGGTCTCGAGCCGACGACCGAGACGTCGGCGGATGGGTCGGCGCCGGACACCGAGGAGGCCCTCGGCGCCGCGCTGCTCGGCGTGGTCCGCGGCGCGGCAGCTCGCGGGCTCGACGCCGAGCGGGCGCTCCGCGGCGCGATCCGCCAGCTCGACGGCGAGCTGCGCGCGCGGGAGACGGCGCGGGACGCCGCCCATCATCCCGCCGGGCCGCGCACCTAGGGTGATGGCTATGGCGACGGAGGCGATGCGGGCGAGCGCGCTGGCGCGCCGCCAGCGCGCGCTCGCGGCCTCGCTCGTCGTCTCGGCCGCCACCACCGTCGTCACCGGCCTCGCGCACTCGCTCGGCGGGGGAGCAGCGCCCGACCCGCTGCTGCTCGCGACCGCGTTCGTCGTCACGCTGCTCGTGCTGGCACCGGTGCTGGGCACTCGCGGCTCGTTCGCCCGTCAGGCCGTCGCCGTCACCGCCGCGCAGCTGGTGCAGCACGGCCTGTACTCGCTGCCGCAGGCCGCGGGCTCCGCAGCGCACGGCGCCCACGCGCACGGCTCCCACGCGCACGACGCTGCCGTCGCCCTCCAGCCAGTCGCCCTCCACGAGCACGCGGGCATGCCGCTCGCGCACGTCGTCGCCGGTGCCGTCACGCTCGCGCTGCTGCGGCTCGTGCCGCGCGCCGTCGAGGCCTGTCTCGATGCCATGTCGCTGCGACGCGTCGTCGCCGTGCTCGTCTGGACCGCCGCACCTGCGCGCCGCCGCGCATCCGTCACCGCCGTCCGTCCCGCATTCCGCCGCGCGCTCGATGTGCTCCGCTGCGCGCACGGCACCCGCGGCCCGCCGCTCCTGGTCGTCTGACCCCATCCGGATGCCTTCGGCATCCGAACTACTCTGGCGACCGCTCATGCGGCCAGCCCTTCACACGACTGCGCGGCCCACGCGCCGCGCACCAGCAGCAGGAGCTTGCAATGCACACGTCCACCACACCCACACGATCCACTCCCACGCGCACCCGCACTCGCGTCGTCGCCGGCATCGCAGCCGGCATCGGCGCAGCCGCACTCGTGCTCGTCGCGCCCGTCGCCGCGAACGCGCACGTGCACGTCACGCCCACCTCGACTGAGGCTGGGGCCGACTCGGAGCTCGCGTTCTCGTTCAGCCACGGCTGCGACGGCTCGCCGACGACTGCCGTCGAGGTGACGATCCCCGAGGAGGTCACCTCCGTCGCCCTGATCGCCAATCCCGGCTGGGATGTCGCCTCGGCGCTGCAGGATGGCGCCCGCACCGTGGTCTTCACCGCGGACGAGCCGATGCCCGACGGCGTGCGCGAGACGCTCGAGGTCGAGGTGACCCTGCCGGAGGGCGCGGCCGACGGCACCGTGCTCGCGTTCCCGGCGCTGCAGGTCTGCGAGACGGGCGAGACGCTGTGGGGCGACGCCGATCCCGAGGCGGAGCTGCCGGCACCGGTGATCACGATCGGCGAGACGGCGGATGCGCACGGGGAGGCCGGGCACGGCGAGGCCGCGGCCGAGGCTGGGACCGAGGGCGACCACGCCGCAGAGGGCCACGCGGAGGGTGCTGCCGCTGACGATGCGACCGCGTCGGCACCGGCGGAGGATGCCGGCATGAGCGCCGCAGTGCCGCTCTCGATCGCCGCCGTCGTGCTGGCGGCACTTGCCGCTGTGCTCGCCGTGGTGTCGCTGCGCCGGCAGGCGCACGGGCGATGACCGCGACCGGCTCCCGATCCGCAGAGGCGCCGCCAGAGCGGCCTCCGGCCGATCGGCCGGGAGGCGAGCCTGCGCCCGGTCGATCCGGGCCGTGGCTCACGCCGCTGCTGCGCCGGCTGCACTGGCTCGCCGGCGTGCTGGTCGGGCCGTTCATCCTGGTCGCCGCGCTCTCCGGCGCGGCCTATGCGCTGGCGCCTTCCGCCGAGCAGGTGCTCTACAGCGAGGCGCTCACGGCGCCGACCGAGGGCGAGCCGCTGCCGCTCGCCGAGCAGGTGCGGCTCGCGCAGCAGGAGGCGGGGGATGCCTCGCTGTCGGCGCTGCGCCCGGCACCGGAGGCCGGCGCCACGACCCGGGTGCTGTTCGCCGAAGACGGGCTGGTCGACAGCGAGAGCCGCGCGATCTTCGTCGATCCGGTGAGCGGTGCGATCCGCGGCGACATGACGGTCTACGGCACCAGCGGATCGCTGCCGCTGCGCACGGCCATCGACCACTTCCATCGCGGTCTGGGGCTCGGCGACGTCGGCCGGCTCTACTCCGAGCTCGCGGCGAGCTGGCTCGGCATCGTGGTGCTCGCGGGTGTCGGCCTCTGGATCGGCAGGTGGCGCACCGGCCGTCGCAGGCGTGACCTCGTGCGGCCGGACCTCGGCGCGACCGGGGTCCGCCGGCTGCACACGTGGCACGCCTCGCTGGGCATCTGGCTCGCGCTCGGCGCGCTCTTCCTCTCGATGACGGGCATCACCTGGTCGCAGCTCGCCGGTGCCAACGTCACCGAGCTGCGATCCGCGCTGGGCTGGTCGACGCCGACGGTGTCGACCGCGCTCGCGGGCGCCGAGGGCGACGCGGATCCGCACTCGGACCACGGGGCCGCGACCGCCGCCGCCGAGGTCGATCCGGCGCGATTCGACGAGGTGCTCGCGGTTGCCCGCACCGAGAACGTGAACGTCGGGCTCGTCGAGATCCGGCCGCCAGCCGACGCGCAGTCTGCGTGGGTTGTGCAGGAGATCCAGCGGTCGTTCCCGACGGAGGTCGACACCGTCTCGGTCGACGGTGCGACGCTCGAGGTGGTCGACCGCGTCGACTTCGCCGACTTCGGGCTGATCTCGAAGCTCGCGCGCTGGGGCATCGACCTGCACATGGGATCGATGTTCGGGCTGCCGAACCAGCTGGTGCTCGCGGCGCTGGCGCTCGGCATCGCCACGATGGTCGCGCTGGGCATGCGGATGTGGTGGCGCCGGGGCCCGTACGGCAGGCCGGGCGCTCCGCCGAAGGCAGGCGCGCTCGCCCGCGCGCCGTGGTGGGGGATCGTGGCGGTCGTGGCGGTCGGTGCCGCCGTCGGACTGCTGCTGCCGCTCGTCGGGTGGGGCCTGCTCGGCTTCGTCGTCATCGACAGAGTGCTGGTCGCGGCGCGCACCCGCAGCCGCGTGTGAGCGGCCGGGTCGCGGCTGCCGTGCCCTCGGCGCCATGAGCAGCCGCGGCAGCTGCGGCAGCTGCCGCAGCTGCCGCACAACGCAAGCCCGTCAGGCACGACTGGCACCCGCGCGGACTCCCGCCGCCTGCGGGCACTGGCTCGTCTGCGCGGGCTTGCGTTGTGCTCGGTGCCGGGTGGCGCCTACGGCCGCACGACCACGTTGCCGACCTTGTGGCCCGAGTCGACGATCTCGTAGGCGCGCGCGATCTCGTCGAGCGACATCGACTCCTGGATCACCGGGTCGAGCTCGCCGCGCTCGAGCAGTGGCATCAGCCGCTCCACGAGGGCAGCGCCGCCGGGCGCGGTGCCCGCCGTGACCGGGCCTCGCGCGCTGAGCATCTGCCGCAGGTCGGCGGCCGCCAGCACGGCGGTGCCGCCCTCGCGCACGAGCGCCCTGGCGGTCTGCGGCGTCAAGGTGCCAGCCGCATCGAGGATGACGTCGAATCGACGACCGAGCGCTGCGGGATCGCTGTTCGTGTAGTCGACGATCTCGTCGGCCCCGAGCCGCCGCACGAGCTCGGCGTTGCGGCCGCTCGTGACTCCCGTCACGGTCGCACCGGCGAGGGCCGCGAGCTGCACCGCGCTGGTGCCGACCGCGCCCGAGGCGCCGACGACGAGCACGTCCTGTCCCGCGCGCAGCCGCGCGACGTCGTGCAGGAAATGCGCTGCCGTCGTGCCGCCGAAGATCGCAGCGGCGGCCGCGTCGGGCGAGACTCCCGCGGGCTTGTGCACCAGCCGCGAGGCCTCGATCGCAAGCAGCTCGGCGTGGGCGCCCATCCGCGCACCGGCCATGCCGGCGACCTCGTCGCCGATGGCGAAGCCCGTCACATCGGCACCGAGCGCCTCCACGGTGCCGGAGGCGACCATGCCGAGCACGCGGTTGCGCGGCCCGCGCAGCCCGAGCGCGAGCCTGCCGGGCACGCCCATGCCTGCCGGGAATCGGGCGGCTCGGATGCGCGCGTCGCCTGCGGTGACCGCGGCGGAGACGACACGCACGAGCACCTGCCCGGCGCGCGGCTCCGGTGCGGGAAGGTCGCTGATCCGAGCGACGCTTGGGGGGCCATACTGCTCGACGACGACGGCACGCATGGAAACTCCTTACGGGTGTAAGACTGGGGCATCGAGAGCGTACCCTTACACTCGTAAGTCCCACAAGGGTCATGGCGAGGTCGGAGGAGGCGAGGATGCCGAAGGCGGCAGTCAAGCAGTCGCTCAGCGCAGACCGCATCGTGGTCGCCGCAGCCGCCGTCGCGGATCGTGACGGTCTGGTCGGCGTCAGCATGCGCAGCGTCGGGCGCGAGCTCGGCGTCGAGGCCATGTCGCTCTACCACCACGTCGCGGGCAAGGAGGCGCTGCTCGACCTCCTCGCCGACTGGTTGATGGCGCAGATCGAGGCCCCGACCGCCGACGGCGACTGGCGCGCCGGTCTGCACGCCAGGGCGCACTCCTCCCGCGCGGCCCTTGGCGCGCATCCGTGGGGCCTCTCGCTGCTCGAGTCGCGCCGCTCGCCAGGCCTCGCCCTGCTCAGGGGTCACGAGGCGGTGCAGGCCGCGCTGCGGGCCGGCGGCTTCTCGGTGCGGCTGGCCGCGCACGCCTTCTCGGTGCTCGACGCCTACGTCTCCGGCTTCGTGGGCGCCGAGCAGCAGCTCCCGTTCGAGCCGGGCGGTGCCGACGAGATGATCGAGGAGATGCAGCTGCCCGCCGAGCAGTTCCCGGCCCTCGCCGAGCTCGTGGCCGAGCTCGTGACCGGCAAGGACTACCGCTACGCCGACGAGTTCGAGTGGGGACTCGAGCTCGTGCTCGACGGCTTCGCCACCAAGCTCGCCGAGGAGCGCGCCGCCGACTCCCGGTAGCGCAGCCTGCCGATCCCGGCCACCAGGAGGATGCCGACCAGGAAGGCGAGCAGCACCTGTCCCGTCGGCCACGCCAGGCCAGCCCATCCGCCGTGCTCGCCCGGGTCGAGGAACGGGTACGGGTACCAGCCGTCGACGAGGGCGCCCCGCAGCCACGAGCAGACCAGGTAGGCGATCGGGTAGAGCATCCACCAGATGCCGCGCCCGAAGCGGATCCGGCCGGCTGTCGGCACCAGCAGCC
The window above is part of the Agrococcus sp. ARC_14 genome. Proteins encoded here:
- a CDS encoding TetR/AcrR family transcriptional regulator C-terminal domain-containing protein, whose product is MPKAAVKQSLSADRIVVAAAAVADRDGLVGVSMRSVGRELGVEAMSLYHHVAGKEALLDLLADWLMAQIEAPTADGDWRAGLHARAHSSRAALGAHPWGLSLLESRRSPGLALLRGHEAVQAALRAGGFSVRLAAHAFSVLDAYVSGFVGAEQQLPFEPGGADEMIEEMQLPAEQFPALAELVAELVTGKDYRYADEFEWGLELVLDGFATKLAEERAADSR
- a CDS encoding DUF1775 domain-containing protein, whose product is MHTSTTPTRSTPTRTRTRVVAGIAAGIGAAALVLVAPVAANAHVHVTPTSTEAGADSELAFSFSHGCDGSPTTAVEVTIPEEVTSVALIANPGWDVASALQDGARTVVFTADEPMPDGVRETLEVEVTLPEGAADGTVLAFPALQVCETGETLWGDADPEAELPAPVITIGETADAHGEAGHGEAAAEAGTEGDHAAEGHAEGAAADDATASAPAEDAGMSAAVPLSIAAVVLAALAAVLAVVSLRRQAHGR
- the mfd gene encoding transcription-repair coupling factor — encoded protein: MSLQPLLELLQRSALEPVVEASVGGALTGIEAMRAPVVATLASTHERPLLVVTATRREAEAVRDDLRAWLPEAQILDLPAWETLPHERLSPSAETVGQRGATLRAVAERDPSRPTVIIASVRAALQPVADNLLDVAPVELVAGARGVDLTALSRQLVDLAYARVDMVTRRGEFAVRGGIVDVFSPAEDHPVRIELFGDEVDQMRWFHVADQRSDPDPVERIVLPPSRELLLTEAVRTRARQLAPEFPGIRQMLEKIAEGMPVEGMESLAPALLERLVPITHYLPGAGVVVLGPERIRDRVASLNETNQEFLEASWSAATAGGLAPVDLSSGFLSLDELRAAVDAPWWTFSVLAADETVTAVEGQPVPSFTGVADGAVAHLREHAREGWRIVVTAAGHGLVDRAAQVLGEHEVGARVVDALPVELEPGVVHVTQASVEHGFLLPDERIELVSEAEFFGRAVGVDARQPHKLAGRRRSVVDPLQLKAGDYVVHETHGVGRFVELTQRTVSSGGRNPVKTTREYLVIEYSASKRGHPGDRLSVPTDQLDQLNRYVGGEAPQLSKMGGSDWQQSKAKARKAVREIAVELVQLYSKRMASKGRRFGPDSPWQRELEDAFPYAETPDQLTTIDEVKRDMEREVPMDRLLSGDVGYGKTEVAVRAAFKAVQDGTQVAVLVPTTLLVRQHFETFAARFAGFPVQVRALSRFQSDKEVRETIAGITDGTVDVVIGTHRILSENVHFKELGLVIIDEEQRFGVEHKERLKSLKTNVDVLSMSATPIPRTLEMAVTGIREMSTLATPPEARHPVLTFVGAYNEQQVAAAIRRELLREGQIFFVHNRVSSINRVAAQLAELVPEARIGVAHGKMHETALERVIVDFWEKQYDVLVSTTIVETGLDIPNANTLIVDHAERYGLSQLHQLRGRVGRGRERAYAYFLYDGEKPLSETAHDRLETIAVHNELGAGMQVALKDLEIRGAGNLLGGEQSGHIAGVGFDLYLRMVGEAVAVFRGEKDEGPRELRLELPVDAVIPEDYVDSERLRLEAYQKLSAAASARDDGAIDHVLDELRDRYGEPPSQVAALIAIARLRRKAQAARLSEVITVGPNLRVGPAELADSVQLRLRRMYPDAKLNATAKTIVVPIPTAGGGRLAGTQADALPDAELIEWVDALLTAIFPPPKPVAEPEEQSA
- a CDS encoding PepSY-associated TM helix domain-containing protein encodes the protein MTATGSRSAEAPPERPPADRPGGEPAPGRSGPWLTPLLRRLHWLAGVLVGPFILVAALSGAAYALAPSAEQVLYSEALTAPTEGEPLPLAEQVRLAQQEAGDASLSALRPAPEAGATTRVLFAEDGLVDSESRAIFVDPVSGAIRGDMTVYGTSGSLPLRTAIDHFHRGLGLGDVGRLYSELAASWLGIVVLAGVGLWIGRWRTGRRRRDLVRPDLGATGVRRLHTWHASLGIWLALGALFLSMTGITWSQLAGANVTELRSALGWSTPTVSTALAGAEGDADPHSDHGAATAAAEVDPARFDEVLAVARTENVNVGLVEIRPPADAQSAWVVQEIQRSFPTEVDTVSVDGATLEVVDRVDFADFGLISKLARWGIDLHMGSMFGLPNQLVLAALALGIATMVALGMRMWWRRGPYGRPGAPPKAGALARAPWWGIVAVVAVGAAVGLLLPLVGWGLLGFVVIDRVLVAARTRSRV
- a CDS encoding NAD(P)-dependent alcohol dehydrogenase, producing MRAVVVEQYGPPSVARISDLPAPEPRAGQVLVRVVSAAVTAGDARIRAARFPAGMGVPGRLALGLRGPRNRVLGMVASGTVEALGADVTGFAIGDEVAGMAGARMGAHAELLAIEASRLVHKPAGVSPDAAAAAIFGGTTAAHFLHDVARLRAGQDVLVVGASGAVGTSAVQLAALAGATVTGVTSGRNAELVRRLGADEIVDYTNSDPAALGRRFDVILDAAGTLTPQTARALVREGGTAVLAAADLRQMLSARGPVTAGTAPGGAALVERLMPLLERGELDPVIQESMSLDEIARAYEIVDSGHKVGNVVVRP
- a CDS encoding MazG family protein, whose translation is MSALDDLVAVMARLRGPGGCPWDAEQTHVSLAPYAIEEAHELAEAIESGDDAHLREELGDVLLQVVFHADIARADGRFDLDDIAATLTEKLRRRHPHVFADTAVDGVAEVVANWDAIKRAEKPERDSALDGIPVSLPALARAEKVLRRAQRAGLEPTTETSADGSAPDTEEALGAALLGVVRGAAARGLDAERALRGAIRQLDGELRARETARDAAHHPAGPRT
- the pth gene encoding aminoacyl-tRNA hydrolase; this translates as MAQTWLVVGLGNPGPDYARTRHNIGQLVAAELERRAGANPKKHGRADALVAESRVVGGPKVVTAFPLSYMNRSGGPVAKLMDWYGVDVEHVIVLHDELDLPLGEIRLKQGGGHGGHNGMRDIIAARGPEVLRVRLGIGRPPGRQDAADFVLKPFAKAEQPEAELLVQLGADAVERIIADGFLAAQQSVHSPS